The DNA region CGAAATCCCCATCGAGGACAGCGCGGCCCCGATTCGGGATGCCGAAGGAAAAACAGCAGGGGTGGTAATCGTCTTTCATGATGTCACGGAGAAGCGCCGGGCACAGGGAGAGATCCTGGAGGCGGCGGAGAAGTTCCGCATCGTGGCGGATTTCACTCAGGACTGGGAGCACTGGCGCAGCCCGGAAAATCGCTTTCTCTATGTCTCACCCTCGTGCGAGCGTATTTCCGGCTACGCGCCGGAGGAGTTCATCCAGGATCCGGATCTCTATTCCAGGATCATTCATCCGGACGACCGGGAACGCGTTGAGGCGCATCTGCATGGAGAGCAGTTCCGTGGGGAAACACGTGAACTGGAATTCCGTATCCTGCACCGTGACGGCAGGATACGTTGGATCGGTCATGTTTGTCAGGCCGTCCTGGACCCACAAGGCGCTTTTCAGGGGCGTCGGGGTTCCGAGCGTGACATCACCGACAGAAAACAGGCTGAGGCGGCCACCCAAGAAGCCAGGAAGTCTCTGGAAAGGGAGAAGCAGATTCTTCAGTCGGTCATGGACGGGGCAGAAAACATCCACCTCACCTACCTGGACCGGGACTTTAACTTTGTGCGCGTGAACCGGGTGTACGCCCGGACGTGTGGGTATACGGCCGAGGACCTGATCGGGAAGAACCACTTCACCCTTTTCCCCCATGAAGAGAACGAGGCGATCTTCGTCCGCGTGCGGGAGACGGGCGTACCGGCGATCTTCCATGATAAACCCTTTGTCTTTCCGGACCAGCCAGAGAGGGGAACTACCTACTGGGACTGGAGTCTTCTGCCGGTGAAGGACCCTTTCGGTGACGTACAAGGCTTTGTGTTTTCTCTTGTTGAAACGACCGAGCGGAGGCGGGCCGAGGACGCACTCAAAGAGAGCGAGGCCCGGCTCCGCCTTCAGATGGAACGGATGCCTATCGGGTGTATCCTCTATGACGAGAAGTTCCACTTTGCCCAAATGAACCCCGCTGCGGAGCGGATTTTCGGTTTCCGTGGAGGAGAACTCATCGGACGCCATGCGCAGGTCATCGTGCCGGCCGATGCCCAGCCCCACGTGGAGGGAATTCTCCATCGCATCGCCGAAGGCGACATGACCGCTCACAGTGTGAACGAGAACCTCACCCGGGACGGCAGGATCATTCTCTGCGATTGGCTGAATACGCCCCTGAGGGATGCAGGAGGCCGCTTTACCGGGGTTCTCTCCATGGTCCAGGACGTCACTGAGAAAAAGCAGGCAGAGGAAGACCTGCGGCAGCGAACCCTGGAACTTCAGCAACTGAACAATACGCTGGAGCGGCGGGTGGAGGATCGGACCGCAGAACTTGCCATCATCAACAAGGACCTGGAAGAAGAAATTGCCGAGCGGAATCGGGCCGAAGAGGCGGCGAGAACGGAACGCCGTCGGCTCTACGAGGTCCTGGAGACGCTGCCGGCCTACGTGGTGCTCCTGACCCCGGATTATCAGGTACCCTTTGCCAATCGTTTCTTCAGGGAACGTTTCGGAGAGTCCAATGGACTGCGGTGTTTCGAGTTCCTGTTCGGCCGAAAGGAGGCGTGCGAGAATTGTGAGACATATTCTGCCATGAAGACCCATGCCCCCCATCATTGGGAGTGGGCCGGACCGGACGGTCGCATTTACGAGGTATCCGACTTTCCCTTCACCGACACGGACGGTTCCACCCTCATCCTGGAGATGGGCATCGATATCACGGAGCGCAAGCGGGCAGAGGAGCGGTTGAAGGCTGCCTCCTTGTATGCCAGAAGTCTCATTGAAGTGAGTCTCGATCCATTGGTCACCATCAGCAGGGATGGAAAGATCCTGGATGTGAACAGGGCCACGGAACTTGTTACCGGAGTTGTCCGTGAACGGCTCATTGGCACGGATTTTTGCCACTATTTTGCGGAGCCCGAGAAGGCAAGGGAGGGATATGAACAGGTATTTAGGGCGGGACTTGTAAGAGACTTTCCCCTTGCCATCCGCCATATCTCAGGCAGCCTCACGGAGGTCCTGTACAATGCCTCGACATACAGAAACGAAACCGGCGAGGTGGAGGGGGTCTTCGCCGCCGCCAGGGACATCACCGAATTGAAACGGGCGGAGAAAAAACTGAGAAGCTATATGGCCATGCTGGAGCTGAGTAACCGGGAAATGGAGGACTTTGTCCATGTGGCATCCCACGATCTGCAGGAGCCGTTGCGCAAGCTCCGGACCTTTTCCGACCTGCTGCTCGGCCAGCATCACGACTCCCTGAGCGACAAGGCCCGTGATTACCTGAAGAGGATCAACCTGTCGGCGGAGAGGATGCATACCCTGGTCATGAGCCTCCTGAGGTATTCCCGTATCACCTCCGACTCGAACCCTTTTACAGTGTTCAATCTTGCGGACCCGGTGCGGGAGGCGGTGGCGGATCTGGGTGTGCCCTGTGAGGAAACGGAGGGCCGCGTGGAGGTGGGTGAACTGCCCGATATTGAGGCGGACAGGGTCCAGATGCGTCAGCTCTTCCAGAACCTGATCAGTAACGCCCTGAAGTACCAGGGGGAAGGGAAGCCCGTGGTCCGGGTCTACGGCAGCCCCCCGGATTCAGGTTTGTTCTGGGACATCCAAGTGGAAGATAATGGGATCGGCTTTGACGAGGCTCACTTAGACAAGATTTTCAAGCCCTTTCAGCGGCTCCACGGGAGGAGTTCTCCCTATGAGGGGACAGGCATGGGGCTGGCCATCTGCCGGAAGATCGTGGAACGCCATGGCGGGGTCATCACAGCCAGGAGCGTGCCGGGGAAAGGATCGACATTTATTGTCAGTCTGCCGAAGCGGCAGTAAGGTGTTCGGATACCTTGACCTTTCGGCTCCGGGCCTTGCGCTTCGAACTCTCAGGCTTCAGCGGTTACCTGTTGTTGGTCCTGTATCTCCTCTAAATCCCGTCAAGTTTTTCCTGTGGTGAATATGTTAGGGAGGTAGGCCTTGAATACCGATAGGGAGCCACTCGTCCTGATGGCCGACGATGACGACGATGATTGTACGCTGGCCAAGGATGCCTTCAGGAAATCGGGGGCGCGCGGCGTCATCCACTGTCTCGAGAACGGGATGGAACTCATGGACTATCTCTCCCGCTTCGACTCGGTTCCTGATCTGATCCTGCTTGATCTCAACATGCCCATCAAGGACGGTCGCCTCGTCCTGAAGGAGATCAAGTCCACACCTGCGTTTCAGCACATTCCGGTTGTGGTGTTCACCACCTCCCGGGAAACCAAAGATATCGCCTACAGCAGTGAAATGGGGGCCCAGTCATTCATTACGAAACCGAATACCTTCGGAGAGTGGGTCAGCATCATGAAGTCCTTAGCAGATCAATGGCTCGCGGCCGGCTAGCAGGGTGCTGAAAAAAGGCGCTGGATGCGGGTCAAAACAATCTGTCTATAAGTATCCCTTGTCTCAGGGTTGGTATTTCCTATTTCATAATTGAGATAGTTTCTACGCCAGTTGCCCCTTGACGGCGCTCCACTTCTCATATCCAGGCTGAAACAGTTTCAGTATGGACCCCAACACGTCCCTCAACACGAGAAATTGGGTATCGGCGTGACCTCATTGGGCCGGCGCAATCGGCATACGTTGGGCAACCCCGCTACCCAAACCCGCAAGGGCCGGCGGTTTTGCGTCCCACTCTTTCGAGAGGTTTGCCTTTTTCACAACTATTATGCAGGCATCAAACCGAAAAAAATATAGAGATTTTTTTTGAGTTCTGTCAACTAAAACTGATTGGCGCAGCTTCTTACTCTTCCTCCCGACTCCGAACTTATGGATACGATCAGTCAGCGGCTTTGCACTTATCCCCCTATCGGATGTTCTGATACGAGTATTGCCCGGGGATTGTTGAGTCTGAAACTCATGGAACCGCAACGCCAATATTATTAGTTGAAATTATCCTACTTTTAAAAGATAATCACCTGTTTTCCGGATTATTCCTTTTGGAGGCATGAAACCGGCTTTTTTTTGGTCCGGCCGTTGGGCTTTGCTGCGCTTGACCATCTAAACCGGGAAATCCAGACGGGTGCGAAAATAATCGCAGTGTCTGAGAAACACAAATGATAAGGGAATAAGGTGCAAACCTTAAGGAATTGGAAATTTACCGATGGCTCAAACAGATAAAATAGATCCTTTAGGGTATGTCAGATCGCTCATCATCCCCATGATCATGGCGGCGGCCGTTCTCATGGCGGCATGCCAGAACAAAAAGGAGGCCCCGCCGCCGTCCGTGCCCGTGGTCATGGTGGTGGAGATTGTCCGAAAGGATGTGCCTGTTGTTTTTGAATATATTGCCCAAACCCAGAGTTCCCATCTCGTCAACATTCAGGCGCGGGTAAGCGGGTTTCTCGACAAGCGGATGTACACCGAGGGCGCGGTGGTGAAGGAGGGCCAGATACTTTTTCAGATGGATGCCAAACCGTTTAAAGTCCAGCTGGACCAGGCAAAGGCCGCCCTTGCCAAACAGGAGGCCGCGTTCGAAACCGCCCGCTTGAATCTTGCCCGCACCAAACCCCTTACAGAACAAAACGCCCTTTCCCAGAAGGACCTTGACG from Deltaproteobacteria bacterium includes:
- a CDS encoding PAS domain S-box protein — encoded protein: MNIGSKLKLAALVPLLVSLVTGLALLFSYRAIDRAWDEGQRTKQLMNSMNELNSLARYYMLYPENRPKRQFLSEYDSMTEIIASLQFRDKVQQGLLQGIRDNSESVRKAFLRLVAVYERPAPAERYALSREAEERLIGRILTRARDVLSDALRLEALIDGEIANTQRRVSWLVIFILVTTGVPLTVVLIRTMKGITASLATVRQGTEAVGAGHLDHRIGMADRDEIGELSCAFDRMTDRLRNTTVSRDRLRKEVEERKGAEEDARRQGEWLRVTLSSIGDAVIATDIQGRISFLNPGAVSLTGWQLEEAKGRSIQGIFRIINEKTRSPAEDIVNRVLREGNVVNLVNHTALIHRDGREIPIEDSAAPIRDAEGKTAGVVIVFHDVTEKRRAQGEILEAAEKFRIVADFTQDWEHWRSPENRFLYVSPSCERISGYAPEEFIQDPDLYSRIIHPDDRERVEAHLHGEQFRGETRELEFRILHRDGRIRWIGHVCQAVLDPQGAFQGRRGSERDITDRKQAEAATQEARKSLEREKQILQSVMDGAENIHLTYLDRDFNFVRVNRVYARTCGYTAEDLIGKNHFTLFPHEENEAIFVRVRETGVPAIFHDKPFVFPDQPERGTTYWDWSLLPVKDPFGDVQGFVFSLVETTERRRAEDALKESEARLRLQMERMPIGCILYDEKFHFAQMNPAAERIFGFRGGELIGRHAQVIVPADAQPHVEGILHRIAEGDMTAHSVNENLTRDGRIILCDWLNTPLRDAGGRFTGVLSMVQDVTEKKQAEEDLRQRTLELQQLNNTLERRVEDRTAELAIINKDLEEEIAERNRAEEAARTERRRLYEVLETLPAYVVLLTPDYQVPFANRFFRERFGESNGLRCFEFLFGRKEACENCETYSAMKTHAPHHWEWAGPDGRIYEVSDFPFTDTDGSTLILEMGIDITERKRAEERLKAASLYARSLIEVSLDPLVTISRDGKILDVNRATELVTGVVRERLIGTDFCHYFAEPEKAREGYEQVFRAGLVRDFPLAIRHISGSLTEVLYNASTYRNETGEVEGVFAAARDITELKRAEKKLRSYMAMLELSNREMEDFVHVASHDLQEPLRKLRTFSDLLLGQHHDSLSDKARDYLKRINLSAERMHTLVMSLLRYSRITSDSNPFTVFNLADPVREAVADLGVPCEETEGRVEVGELPDIEADRVQMRQLFQNLISNALKYQGEGKPVVRVYGSPPDSGLFWDIQVEDNGIGFDEAHLDKIFKPFQRLHGRSSPYEGTGMGLAICRKIVERHGGVITARSVPGKGSTFIVSLPKRQ
- a CDS encoding response regulator → MADDDDDDCTLAKDAFRKSGARGVIHCLENGMELMDYLSRFDSVPDLILLDLNMPIKDGRLVLKEIKSTPAFQHIPVVVFTTSRETKDIAYSSEMGAQSFITKPNTFGEWVSIMKSLADQWLAAG